A genomic window from Lycium barbarum isolate Lr01 chromosome 4, ASM1917538v2, whole genome shotgun sequence includes:
- the LOC132637506 gene encoding uncharacterized protein LOC132637506, which produces MIECFNSLILAARNKTVITMLEEIRVKMMKRVGQMREFCDSWIHDFSPIALKVLTEHTARSMKCSIEWNSDIGYEVLEGYFRHVVDLPRQTCSCRAWMLKGIPCPHAIVARHHKRLNLMDYISQWYSRDTYMNTYSYFIQPVLNLKMWPTSTNPTIIPPEVRKMPGRPKTARRKEASEPKKQENSLKGGLK; this is translated from the coding sequence ATGATTGAATGTTTCAACTCTTTGATACTGGCTGCAAGGAACAAGACTGTAATAACTATGCTTGAAGAAATAAGAGTTAAAATGATGAAGAGAGTAGGACAGATGAGGGAGTTTTGTGATAGTTGGATACATGACTTTTCTCCAATTGCATTGAAAGTTCTGACAGAGCATACTGCAAGGTCTATGAAATGCAGTATTGAGTGGAATTCTGATATAGGGTATGAGGTTCTTGAAGGTTATTTTAGACATGTTGTGGATCTGCCTAGACAAACTTGTTCTTGTAGAGCATGGATGTTGAAAGGAATCCCATGTCCTCATGCAATTGTTGCTCGTCACCACAAGAGGTTGAACCTAATGGATTACATTTCTCAGTGGTATTCTAGAGATACCTATATGAATACATATAGCTACTTTATTCAACCGGTTCTGAACTTGAAGATGTGGCCAACATCTACAAATCCTACTATTATACCACCTGAAGTGAGGAAGATGCCAGGCAGGCCTAAGACTGCTAGGAGGAAAGAGGCAAGTGAACCTAAAAAACAGGAAAACTCTTTAAAAGGGGGGTTGAAATGA